One window of the Flavobacteriales bacterium genome contains the following:
- the hisF gene encoding imidazole glycerol phosphate synthase subunit HisF: MLTKRIIPCLDIKEGRTVKGVNFEQLRDAGDPVELGALYARQGADELTFLDITATLEARSTLVDLVKRIAREINIPFTVGGGVRTVGDVGELLQAGADKITINSAAVRNPEVISEMAREFGSQCIVVAIDTKNVNDTWLVHTHGGTKPTDIETAAWAREIESRGGGEILLTSMNNDGTKDGFALNITRNVSDAVNIPVIASGGAGTMQHFVDVFKDGHADAGLAASIFHFKEIAIPDLKAFLQSHQIPVRL, encoded by the coding sequence GTGCTAACAAAACGCATCATACCATGCCTCGATATCAAAGAGGGGCGCACCGTAAAGGGGGTGAACTTCGAGCAACTACGTGATGCCGGAGACCCGGTCGAGCTGGGTGCATTATATGCCCGACAAGGCGCAGACGAACTCACGTTTCTGGATATCACCGCCACCCTCGAAGCACGTTCTACCCTGGTTGATTTGGTGAAGCGTATTGCCAGAGAGATCAACATTCCATTTACGGTCGGAGGTGGAGTGCGAACCGTGGGGGATGTAGGTGAACTGCTACAGGCCGGTGCGGATAAGATCACGATCAATTCCGCTGCCGTGAGAAACCCGGAAGTGATCTCTGAAATGGCAAGGGAATTTGGTAGCCAGTGCATCGTAGTTGCCATTGATACAAAGAACGTGAACGACACCTGGCTTGTACACACACACGGAGGCACAAAACCTACGGATATCGAAACCGCGGCCTGGGCAAGAGAGATTGAATCTCGCGGCGGAGGTGAGATCCTACTGACCTCCATGAACAATGACGGGACCAAAGACGGCTTTGCCCTGAACATCACAAGGAATGTATCCGATGCCGTGAACATTCCGGTCATCGCATCGGGTGGTGCCGGCACCATGCAGCACTTCGTGGATGTTTTCAAAGATGGTCATGCCGATGCAGGGCTTGCGGCCAGTATCTTTCATTTTAAAGAGATTGCCATACCGGATCTTAAAGCATTTTTACAATCACATCAAATACCCGTTCGCCTATGA
- the hisA gene encoding 1-(5-phosphoribosyl)-5-[(5-phosphoribosylamino)methylideneamino]imidazole-4-carboxamide isomerase, with protein sequence MKIIPAIDLIEGKCVRLTKGDYAQKKVYNEDPLEVARSFEDAGIRRLHLVDLDGAKAGHIINHKVLEKIAGKTKLHIDFGGGLKADDDLRIAFECGARQITGGSIAVKNRDLFLSWLEKYGPEKIILGADAIKGKIAISGWQEETSLWLQDFLRAYLDEGIRYVICTDIDKDGMLEGPATTLYKDLLDEFPKMKLIASGGVSGMKDIEELAELNLEGVIVGKAIYEGRINLNELTTIR encoded by the coding sequence ATGAAGATCATTCCGGCCATAGACCTGATTGAAGGAAAGTGCGTACGCCTCACCAAGGGAGATTATGCACAAAAGAAAGTCTACAATGAAGATCCGTTGGAAGTGGCCAGATCTTTTGAAGATGCAGGCATCCGTCGCTTACACCTGGTGGACCTTGACGGCGCGAAAGCAGGACACATCATCAACCACAAAGTGCTGGAAAAGATCGCAGGCAAAACAAAACTGCACATCGACTTCGGAGGAGGCCTCAAAGCGGATGACGACCTGCGCATTGCCTTTGAGTGCGGTGCCCGCCAGATTACCGGTGGCAGCATTGCAGTGAAGAACCGGGACCTTTTTCTATCATGGCTCGAAAAATACGGCCCGGAGAAGATCATCCTTGGCGCCGACGCCATCAAAGGAAAAATTGCCATCAGCGGATGGCAGGAAGAAACTTCATTGTGGCTTCAGGACTTTCTGAGGGCTTATCTGGACGAAGGAATCCGTTATGTGATCTGCACGGATATTGACAAAGACGGAATGCTGGAAGGACCTGCAACAACTTTGTACAAAGACCTGCTGGATGAATTTCCAAAGATGAAACTCATCGCCAGCGGTGGCGTTTCCGGGATGAAGGACATCGAAGAGCTGGCCGAACTGAACCTTGAAGGCGTGATTGTAGGCAAGGCCATTTACGAAGGCAGGATCAATCTCAACGAGCTAACAACCATCCGATGA
- a CDS encoding bifunctional phosphoribosyl-AMP cyclohydrolase/phosphoribosyl-ATP diphosphatase HisIE: protein MKPDFNKMNGLIPAVVQDSRTGRVLMVGFMNEEALAKTEAEKKVTFFSRSKNRLWTKGEESGNFLLVKDILIDCDEDTLLIKAEPTGPVCHTGSDTCFKETNRSIDFLSHMENVIKNRKEQPDEKSYTASLFKKGINKVAQKVGEEATELVIEAMDNNDELFLEEAADLLFHYIVLLRAKDKGLADVMDVLEGRHK, encoded by the coding sequence ATGAAACCCGACTTTAATAAAATGAATGGCCTGATTCCCGCAGTGGTTCAGGATTCCCGCACAGGCCGGGTGCTCATGGTCGGATTTATGAATGAAGAAGCCCTGGCTAAAACCGAGGCAGAAAAGAAAGTCACTTTTTTCAGCCGCAGTAAGAATCGCCTTTGGACAAAAGGTGAAGAGTCGGGAAATTTCCTCCTGGTAAAAGACATCCTGATCGATTGCGATGAAGACACCCTTTTGATCAAAGCTGAACCTACGGGACCGGTTTGCCACACCGGCAGCGATACTTGCTTCAAGGAAACAAACAGAAGCATCGACTTCTTGTCTCACATGGAAAACGTGATCAAGAACAGAAAGGAACAACCGGATGAAAAATCCTATACCGCATCACTGTTCAAGAAAGGCATCAACAAAGTCGCACAGAAAGTTGGAGAGGAAGCCACCGAACTGGTGATCGAAGCTATGGACAACAACGATGAACTTTTTCTGGAGGAAGCCGCAGACCTGCTCTTTCATTACATCGTGTTGCTGCGGGCCAAAGACAAAGGACTGGCGGACGTGATGGATGTGCTGGAAGGAAGACATAAGTAA
- the hisC gene encoding histidinol-phosphate transaminase, producing MFSLDKIIRNNVKSLKPYASARDEFKGREGIFLDANENPFGSLAGDGMNRYPDPLQRSVKEKIADWKAISTEHIFLGNGSDEIIDLLIRAFCEPREHNIIITPPTYGVYSVYAEINDVVVKKVLLDETFNLNVDQVLDAVNEQTRLIFLCSPNNPTGNIVPRETVINIAKDFPGLVVVDEAYADFSEQPSMVHLLNDLPNLFVMQTFSKAWGMAALRLGMGFANPDIVKVLNKIKPPYNINAITQELALKAMDRKSEAADWVQQIILERSDLAQQLRGLDVVKNVYPSEANFLLIKTTNAKKIYDYLTGRGIIVRNRSSEPGCAECLRVTVGTKDENIELIASMKEYSENLNP from the coding sequence ATGTTTAGTCTGGACAAGATCATACGGAACAACGTGAAATCCCTGAAGCCCTATGCTTCGGCACGGGATGAGTTCAAGGGAAGGGAAGGGATCTTTCTGGATGCCAATGAAAATCCGTTCGGCTCGCTGGCAGGAGACGGCATGAACCGATACCCGGATCCGCTCCAGCGCAGTGTGAAGGAAAAGATCGCCGATTGGAAGGCCATATCAACCGAACACATCTTCCTGGGCAATGGCAGCGACGAGATCATTGATCTGCTGATAAGGGCATTCTGCGAACCGCGGGAGCACAACATCATCATCACCCCTCCAACCTATGGGGTTTACAGTGTATATGCTGAGATCAATGATGTGGTCGTAAAAAAAGTTCTGCTTGATGAAACGTTCAACCTCAACGTCGACCAGGTCCTGGACGCAGTCAACGAACAGACCCGACTAATTTTTCTCTGCTCACCGAACAACCCTACGGGGAACATTGTTCCACGGGAAACAGTGATCAATATCGCCAAAGACTTCCCCGGGTTGGTGGTGGTAGATGAGGCCTATGCCGATTTCTCAGAGCAGCCGTCCATGGTACATTTGCTCAATGATCTTCCAAACCTGTTTGTTATGCAAACCTTCTCCAAGGCTTGGGGCATGGCGGCCCTCCGGTTGGGAATGGGTTTTGCAAATCCGGACATCGTTAAGGTGCTTAACAAAATCAAACCGCCCTACAACATCAACGCCATTACGCAGGAGCTGGCATTGAAGGCCATGGATAGAAAAAGTGAGGCGGCTGATTGGGTACAACAGATCATCCTGGAACGATCAGACCTGGCACAACAACTCCGTGGTTTGGATGTCGTGAAAAACGTATATCCCTCCGAGGCGAATTTTCTGCTGATCAAAACCACGAATGCAAAGAAAATTTATGATTACCTGACCGGCCGCGGCATCATTGTCCGGAACCGCTCATCCGAACCGGGATGTGCGGAATGCCTTAGGGTAACGGTGGGCACGAAAGACGAGAACATCGAACTCATTGCATCGATGAAAGAATATTCAGAGAACTTGAATCCATGA
- the hisH gene encoding imidazole glycerol phosphate synthase subunit HisH, with product MNIAIVKYNAGNIRSVLHALERLGIEGQITEDTADLLMADKVIFPGVGEASSAIKYLQERGLDRVITSLKQPVLGICLGQQLLCKHSEENDADCLHIYDLDVKKFPPRDKVPHMGWNKITGLKGPLYEGIGEGSYVYFVHSFFAELGEDTTAQTDYIVPFSASLRKANFFATQFHPEKSGEVGARILENFIRNT from the coding sequence ATGAACATCGCCATTGTAAAATATAATGCCGGGAATATCCGGTCCGTCCTCCATGCCCTGGAAAGGTTAGGAATTGAAGGGCAGATCACCGAAGATACCGCCGACCTCCTGATGGCCGACAAGGTGATATTTCCTGGTGTGGGAGAAGCAAGCAGTGCCATAAAATACCTGCAGGAACGGGGACTGGACCGGGTGATCACCAGTCTCAAACAACCCGTACTGGGCATCTGCCTGGGTCAGCAATTGCTTTGCAAACACAGCGAAGAAAACGACGCAGACTGCCTGCATATTTACGATCTGGACGTAAAGAAATTTCCACCCCGCGATAAAGTACCGCACATGGGCTGGAACAAGATCACCGGATTGAAAGGACCGTTGTATGAGGGGATCGGTGAAGGATCCTACGTATATTTTGTACACAGTTTTTTTGCAGAGTTGGGTGAAGACACAACCGCACAAACGGACTACATCGTTCCGTTCAGCGCGTCCCTCCGAAAAGCCAATTTCTTTGCAACACAATTTCACCCCGAGAAAAGCGGCGAAGTGGGCGCCAGGATTCTTGAGAACTTTATAAGGAATACATAA
- the hisB gene encoding bifunctional histidinol-phosphatase/imidazoleglycerol-phosphate dehydratase HisB, whose product MRKILFIDRDGTLIREPEDEQIDSLEKLEFFPGAITGLAKIVANLDYDLVMVSNQDGLGTDSFPEDTFWPAQNKMLATLEGEGITFRDILIDRSFPKDNAPTRKPRTGMLTAYMNGGCDMENSFVIGDRLTDIELATNLGARAIFIANENHKDAALTTMSWNEIYRFLKSLSGRTATVERKTKETEISITLNLDGQGNTNINTGLSFFDHMLDQLGKHSGCDLNIVVKGDLEVDEHHTIEDTALALGETFLTALGDKKGVARYGFTLPMDDALAQVAIDFGGRPWIVWEAEFKREKIGDMPTEMFYHFFKSFSDAARCNLNIKVEGDNEHHKIESLFKALAKAIRQAKKVEGDALPSTKGVL is encoded by the coding sequence ATGAGAAAAATTCTATTCATAGACCGGGACGGGACCCTGATCCGTGAACCCGAAGACGAGCAGATCGATTCGCTGGAGAAACTGGAGTTTTTTCCGGGAGCAATCACCGGACTGGCGAAAATTGTTGCGAATCTGGACTACGACCTGGTGATGGTAAGTAATCAGGATGGTCTTGGCACAGACTCTTTCCCGGAAGATACCTTCTGGCCCGCCCAAAACAAGATGCTGGCCACACTGGAAGGCGAAGGAATCACCTTCAGGGATATTCTGATCGACAGAAGCTTCCCCAAAGACAATGCGCCAACAAGAAAACCGCGCACCGGAATGCTAACCGCATACATGAACGGTGGCTGTGATATGGAGAACTCCTTCGTGATCGGAGACCGGCTCACGGACATTGAACTGGCAACCAACCTCGGCGCCAGGGCGATCTTTATTGCAAATGAAAACCACAAGGATGCCGCACTGACCACCATGTCATGGAATGAGATCTACCGGTTCCTGAAATCACTGTCAGGTCGCACCGCAACCGTTGAAAGGAAAACAAAGGAGACGGAAATTTCAATCACCCTGAACCTGGATGGACAGGGCAACACAAACATCAATACCGGACTGTCTTTCTTTGACCACATGCTGGACCAACTTGGCAAGCACAGCGGATGTGATCTCAATATCGTCGTAAAAGGCGACCTCGAAGTAGATGAACACCACACCATCGAAGACACCGCACTGGCGCTGGGAGAAACTTTTCTAACAGCCCTGGGAGATAAAAAAGGCGTGGCCCGTTACGGATTCACCCTGCCTATGGATGATGCATTGGCACAGGTGGCCATCGACTTCGGTGGCAGGCCCTGGATCGTTTGGGAGGCAGAATTCAAACGCGAAAAGATCGGAGATATGCCCACCGAAATGTTCTACCACTTTTTCAAATCATTCTCCGACGCAGCGCGCTGCAACCTGAACATCAAAGTGGAAGGAGACAACGAACACCATAAGATAGAATCGCTTTTCAAAGCCCTGGCAAAGGCCATCAGGCAGGCCAAGAAGGTAGAAGGCGATGCATTGCCAAGTACCAAAGGTGTATTATGA
- a CDS encoding histidinol dehydrogenase: AEHGPDSQVVLLATEKDWIDKVLAQINTQLESLPRKDIAVKALKNSKAIVVKDLNDAMAISNRYAPEHLILATDNALTLAESVVNAGSVFIGHYSPESAGDYASGTNHTLPTNGFARTYSGVSLDSFVKKITYQEITREGLANLGPTIEVMAEAESLDAHKNAVSIRLATLKNNNNV, translated from the coding sequence AGGCAGAACATGGTCCGGACAGTCAGGTGGTTTTGTTGGCTACGGAGAAAGACTGGATAGACAAAGTGCTGGCGCAAATCAACACACAACTGGAATCGCTGCCAAGAAAAGACATCGCCGTGAAAGCCTTGAAAAACAGCAAGGCCATTGTGGTGAAAGACCTCAACGATGCGATGGCGATCAGCAACCGTTATGCACCGGAACACCTGATCCTGGCGACCGACAATGCACTTACACTCGCAGAGTCCGTTGTCAATGCAGGTTCGGTTTTCATCGGACATTACTCCCCGGAGTCAGCGGGAGATTATGCTTCAGGAACCAATCACACTTTACCCACCAATGGTTTTGCAAGAACCTACAGCGGCGTATCACTGGATAGTTTTGTAAAGAAGATCACCTACCAGGAGATCACCAGGGAAGGGTTGGCAAATCTTGGCCCCACCATCGAGGTTATGGCCGAAGCCGAATCTTTGGATGCACATAAAAATGCTGTGAGCATCCGGTTGGCAACGCTTAAAAACAACAACAATGTTTAG